One window of the Streptococcus parasanguinis ATCC 15912 genome contains the following:
- a CDS encoding asparaginase: protein MFKKILALHTGGTISMAADDSGAVITNEVNPMTQVTSPIEGIAVTSEDFFNLPSPQMTPRHMLALYQKIKEEAHNYDGIVITHGTDTLEETAYFLDTMELPEIAVVITGAMRSSNELGSDGVYNFLTALRVAADPKARDKGVLVVMNDEIHAAKYVTKTHTTNVSTFQTPTHGPLGLVMKKEILFFKTAEPRVRFDLNTIDGFVPIIATYAGMKTDLLDMLDLSKLDGLIIEAFGAGNIPKETAHKLQEFMDAGLPIALVSRCFNGIAEPVYAYEGGGVQLHQAGVFFIKELNAPKARIKLLIALNAGLKGQELKDYIEG from the coding sequence ATGTTTAAGAAAATTTTAGCACTACATACTGGAGGGACCATTTCGATGGCAGCAGATGACTCTGGAGCAGTGATTACCAATGAAGTCAATCCCATGACCCAAGTCACTTCACCAATTGAAGGAATTGCAGTCACCTCAGAGGACTTCTTCAACCTTCCCAGCCCTCAAATGACCCCTCGTCACATGTTAGCCCTATATCAAAAAATCAAAGAGGAAGCTCACAACTACGACGGCATCGTTATCACCCACGGGACAGATACGCTGGAAGAAACGGCTTATTTCTTGGATACCATGGAGTTACCAGAGATCGCTGTGGTCATTACAGGAGCTATGCGAAGCTCCAACGAGCTCGGAAGCGATGGCGTCTATAATTTTCTGACAGCCCTTCGAGTGGCTGCCGATCCAAAAGCACGCGATAAAGGCGTCTTAGTCGTCATGAACGATGAAATTCATGCGGCTAAGTACGTCACCAAAACCCATACCACCAATGTCAGCACCTTCCAGACACCAACCCACGGTCCACTAGGTTTGGTCATGAAAAAGGAAATCCTCTTCTTTAAAACAGCCGAGCCAAGGGTGCGCTTTGATCTCAATACCATCGATGGGTTCGTTCCGATCATTGCTACCTATGCAGGGATGAAAACCGATCTACTGGACATGCTGGATCTTTCAAAGCTCGATGGCCTCATTATCGAAGCCTTTGGAGCAGGAAACATCCCTAAAGAAACGGCACATAAACTCCAAGAATTCATGGATGCAGGACTTCCAATCGCTTTAGTATCACGCTGCTTCAACGGGATCGCTGAACCCGTCTACGCATATGAAGGAGGAGGCGTCCAACTCCATCAAGCAGGTGTCTTTTTCATCAAAGAATTAAATGCCCCCAAAGCTCGCATCAAACTTCTCATCGCCCTCAATGCTGGCCTGAAAGGACAAGAACTCAAAGACTATATCGAAGGGTAA
- a CDS encoding Cof-type HAD-IIB family hydrolase, which produces MEIKAVFFDIDGTLVNDSRAVLKSTEKAIQSLKEEGIYVGLATGRGPAFVKPFMERYGFDFAVTYNGQYILTKDRVLFTSPIDKKSLHQLIDYAREHRKEIALGSKDGVFGSRIMSFGMSPISTWSSRFVPRKMARTVSRGFNKVVSKVVPQDQDTLFALAQEPIYQVLILSSPEETAKIEKEFPHLKFTRSSPFAADVLNPGISKLEGIRIVGQEFGFDIDEVMAFGDSDNDLEMLSGVGLSIAMGNGTTSVKAIAKHTTTSNGKDGIQKALQHFGILSEKELFLSKDDHFNKVKTFHGVMDGETQEKPVVWQPQEALYRTMFKQEELVEFVRAASRNEEEFDRSVAALHEALDKAADKVRSKHPAEISMVGQVDALIDTLYLTYGSFVLMGVDPEEVFEIVHRANMGKIFPDGKAHFDPVTHKILKPDDWEEKYAPEPAIKKELDRQLKAYEKHAKQKEAKKDN; this is translated from the coding sequence ATGGAAATAAAAGCAGTCTTTTTTGATATCGATGGAACCTTGGTTAATGATAGTCGAGCAGTCCTAAAATCAACAGAAAAAGCCATTCAGTCTTTAAAGGAAGAAGGGATCTATGTAGGCCTTGCGACAGGGCGGGGACCGGCCTTTGTCAAACCGTTTATGGAACGCTATGGTTTTGATTTCGCAGTGACCTATAATGGTCAGTATATTTTGACCAAGGACCGCGTGTTGTTTACCAGCCCAATCGATAAAAAGAGTCTGCACCAACTAATTGACTATGCTCGAGAACACCGTAAGGAAATTGCTCTCGGTAGCAAGGATGGGGTATTTGGTTCTCGGATTATGAGTTTTGGGATGAGTCCTATTTCAACCTGGTCTAGTCGCTTTGTACCCCGCAAAATGGCTCGTACAGTCAGTCGTGGATTTAACAAAGTGGTCAGCAAGGTCGTCCCACAAGATCAGGACACCCTCTTTGCACTCGCGCAAGAACCGATCTACCAAGTGTTGATCTTATCGAGTCCAGAAGAGACTGCAAAAATTGAAAAAGAGTTTCCACATCTGAAATTCACACGTTCCAGTCCTTTTGCGGCAGATGTCCTCAACCCGGGGATTTCCAAGTTAGAAGGGATTCGCATCGTTGGTCAGGAATTTGGCTTTGACATTGATGAGGTGATGGCTTTTGGAGATTCTGATAATGACTTAGAGATGCTTTCAGGTGTTGGCTTGTCCATTGCGATGGGAAATGGAACGACCAGTGTCAAGGCGATTGCCAAGCATACAACGACTAGTAATGGCAAGGATGGCATCCAAAAGGCCCTGCAACACTTTGGTATTCTCTCAGAGAAAGAACTCTTTCTTTCTAAGGATGATCACTTCAATAAGGTCAAAACCTTCCATGGCGTGATGGATGGAGAAACTCAAGAAAAACCTGTTGTCTGGCAGCCTCAAGAAGCCCTTTATCGAACCATGTTCAAGCAAGAGGAGTTGGTAGAATTTGTCCGAGCAGCTAGCCGTAATGAGGAAGAATTTGACCGCTCGGTAGCAGCTCTTCACGAAGCTTTGGATAAGGCTGCAGATAAGGTTCGTAGCAAACATCCAGCTGAGATCTCCATGGTAGGGCAGGTTGATGCCTTGATTGATACCCTCTATCTGACTTATGGTAGCTTTGTTCTAATGGGGGTCGATCCTGAAGAGGTCTTTGAGATTGTTCACCGGGCCAATATGGGCAAGATTTTCCCAGATGGAAAGGCGCACTTTGATCCAGTAACCCACAAAATTCTGAAGCCAGATGATTGGGAAGAAAAATACGCTCCAGAACCAGCCATCAAAAAAGAACTTGATCGCCAGCTGAAGGCCTACGAAAAACATGCAAAACAAAAAGAAGCAAAGAAAGACAACTAA